The Chlamydiales bacterium region CATTTGCTTGTTAAAATTGTCTTTTTTGACATCTTTATCGTTAAATTTTTCAAGCATATGTTCACATATGCTTGAAAAATTTATCAATAAATCTACTCAAAAAATTTCAATTTTTCTAAGCAAAGCTAATTATGCAAGAAGCCTATTGAACACGCTGTAATCCACGCTGTAGTCCAAGCATTTTGAAAATTAAAACCACCTGTAACTCCATCAATATCTAACACTTCTCCTGCAAAATAAAGACCTGGGCATACTTTGCTCTGCATTGTTTTAAAATCAACCTCATCCAAACAAACACCTCCTGCAGTAACAAATTCTTCTTTGTTTGTACTTTTACCGTTTGTTTTGTAGGTGTCTCTGCGCAGCTTTTCGACAATAGAATAGATCTCTTTATTAGAGAGCATCGACCACGTGGTACTCTCAGAAAGGCCACATGACAAAATAAGTGTTTTCCATAGGTTTTTAGCTATATTAAAATGCGTATCATTAATAACTGTGCGATTACCAAAAGAATTTCTGCATTGTAAGAGCTTTTCTTTCACAACGTCTTCGTGAAAATCATAAGTCCAGTTTACAATGAGCTCTACGGCGTAGTTTTTTTCATGTAAAACTCTTGCACCCCAAGCAGATAGTTTTAAAGCAGCAGGCCCACTAAATCCCCAATGAGTAATTAACAAAGGCCCTGTTTGCTCAAGATGTGTTCCTTTAATTTTTATATGAGCATTTGCATGCGTCACGCCAGAGAGTTTATGAAGAGCTGGATCTTCTATCGTAAATGTAAAAAGGGAGGGAACAGGAGGCACGATTGTATGCCCAAGACTTTCAAGAAGATCATAAATCTTATGGTTACTTCCTGTTGCAACTACAAGCTTGTCGCATGTTAAAAGGGATTCATCTTGTAAATATAAGTTAAAACCCATTTGATGCTTAGAAATAAGTGTAGCCGCATGCTCTGTAAGCACTTTAATGCCTGCATTTTTAGCTTCAGTAACTAAACAAGA contains the following coding sequences:
- a CDS encoding NAD(P)/FAD-dependent oxidoreductase, whose product is MKIIVLGGGAAGFFAAINIALKNKHASVILLEKARALLSKVRVSGGGRCNVTHACFDPKLLVTNYPRGNRALLGPFYRFQPKDTIEWFESRNVSLKEEEDGRIFPVSNTSETIISCLVTEAKNAGIKVLTEHAATLISKHQMGFNLYLQDESLLTCDKLVVATGSNHKIYDLLESLGHTIVPPVPSLFTFTIEDPALHKLSGVTHANAHIKIKGTHLEQTGPLLITHWGFSGPAALKLSAWGARVLHEKNYAVELIVNWTYDFHEDVVKEKLLQCRNSFGNRTVINDTHFNIAKNLWKTLILSCGLSESTTWSMLSNKEIYSIVEKLRRDTYKTNGKSTNKEEFVTAGGVCLDEVDFKTMQSKVCPGLYFAGEVLDIDGVTGGFNFQNAWTTAWITACSIGFLHN